A single genomic interval of Spinacia oleracea cultivar Varoflay chromosome 6, BTI_SOV_V1, whole genome shotgun sequence harbors:
- the LOC110798652 gene encoding cysteine-rich receptor-like protein kinase 19 — protein sequence MAYVFSLIIFSFLCFTTILLKSANSQELNTYLHANCSDNNNQVELFDQGSLYQTNLYYLLSNLTSNSDTQKFYNFTTGENPNRVYGLYLCSNVIDNQLCQSCVQAAANDIQQRCPYSVEAITWYSLCTLRYANHSIFSVNDVSKYYLFTVGPAQYNQFNQQLANTLISLFNVASSQCLSLASASTVSYLEGGIVMNPVVDCTPDLTPSDCRSCLQTALSRLQTDVYQLGALVQPSCRLTYTFLDLESLIPAAPNKKLYIGVGVISAVAAVSLIWVVVLICCLKRRKATKKPSGLEEIESMENLQIGLDAIKAATYNFSEANKLGQGGFGIVYMGSLADGQAVAVKRLSNASRQGIREFKTEACLAAKLQHKNLVKLYGFCSEQDEMLLVYEFVPNKSLDRFLFGGKRGVYLKWETRYKIIMQIARGLQYLHEDSCPKIIHRDLKPSNILLDEDMNPKIADFGMAKLFGGDQTQGDTSRIAGTFGYMAPEYVATGHFSVKSDIFSYGVILLEIVSGLRNRCLDPDAEEENLLRYAWRLWNEGDHLSLVDSALGNSFSRGEIERCIHVGLLCTQEDPTKRPNIASVSMMLNTHPFIDLPQPTSPPAFPYKQEKSFVVSHGSCGTLAEDVISDFLLLKYASSQDVNVYLNGSCSGTRLFEQGSEYQTNLYYLLSNLTANSNTNKFYNISTGETPNRVYGLFLCNSGADNQLCQNCIQAAANGILQTCPSSVQAIIWYPLCMLRYANHSIFAVSDVSIYVAITGGPAEYSRFNQQLSNTFISLFGVASDGCSSLASASTSSVIGNLMSTASVDCTPDLRPSDCRSCLQTALSRLQTNGHQFGMLLQPSCRLTYGFIDLASFLGVVPNKKLYIGLGVISGIAAIFFIVIILLIFCLKRRKAKKRPAGLEEIESMENLQIEFDAIKTATYNFSDSNKLGQGGFGIVYMGTLADGQAVAVKRLSNASGQGIREFKTEACLAAKLQHKNLVKVFGFCLERDEMLLIYEFVPNKSLDRLLFDAKRAALLKWETRYKIIVGIARGLLYLHEDSCPKIIHRDLKPSNILLDGEMNPKIADFGMAKLFGGDQTQGNTSRVAGTFGYMAPEYVATGHFSVKSDIFSYGVIVLEIVSGLRNRCLDPDKEEENLLSYIWRLWNEGTHLSLVDSALGNSFSMDDIERCIHVGLLCTQEDPAKRPTMASVLIMLNTQLNINLPLPAPPPAFPYRQGTQTVSHGSSGIQIEDVITELSPR from the exons ATGGCATATGTTTTTAGCTTAATCATCTTTTCATTTCTTTGTTTTACAACTATTCTTCTCAAATCTGCCAATTCTCAAGAATTAAACACCTACCTGCATGCTAACTGTTCAGATAATAATAATCAGGTCGAATTATTCGATCAGGGTAGTTTATACCAAACAAATCTTTATTACCTACTATCTAACCTCACCTCAAATTCAGACACCCAAAAATTCTATAACTTCACCACTGGAGAAAACCCAAACAGAGTATACGGCCTTTACCTCTGCTCCAATGTCATTGACAATCAGCTCTGCCAAAGTTGTGTTCAGGCTGCAGCAAATGACATCCAACAAAGATGCCCATACAGTGTGGAAGCAATTACGTGGTATTCGTTATGCACGTTACGTTATGCAAACCACTCCATATTTTCAGTCAATGATGTCTCAAAATATTACCTTTTTACAGTCGGTCCAGCACAGTACAACCAGTTTAACCAACAATTGGCAAACACGTTGATCAGTTTGTTCAACGTGGCTTCTTCACAGTGTCTATCTTTGGCTTCAGCTTCAACAGTTAGTTATCTTGAAGGAGGAATAGTTATGAATCCTGTTGTTGATTGCACACCTGATTTAACCCCCTCAGACTGCCGCAGTTGCTTACAAACTGCATTAAGCAGGCTTCAAACAGATGTTTACCAATTAGGGGCGCTTGTGCAACCGAGTTGTCGGTTGACTTATACGTTTCTTGATCTAGAATCTCTCATACCTGCAG CACCAAATAAGAAGCTATACATCGGAGTGGGGGTCATTTCAGCAGTTGCAGCAGTATCTTTGATCTGGGTTGTTGTTTTGATCTGTTGTCTGAAGAGAAGAAAGGCCACAAAAAAACCATCTG GGCTTGAAGAGATTGAGAGCATGGAAAACTTGCAGATAGGACTTGATGCCATCAAAGCTGCCACATACAATTTCTCCGAAGCCAACAAGCTTGGACAAGGTGGATTTGGTATCGTTTACATG GGGTCACTTGCAGATGGACAAGCAGTAGCTGTTAAGAGGCTTTCAAATGCTTCACGGCAGGGAATTAGGGAGTTTAAGACAGAGGCATGTTTAGCAGCCAAGCTTCAGCACAAAAATCTTGTTAAACTTTATGGGTTTTGCTCAGAACAGGATGAGATGTTGCTTGTATATGAGTTTGTACCCAACAAGAGCCTAGACCGGTTTTTATTTg GAGGAAAAAGAGGAGTATATTTGAAATGGGAAACTCGTTACAAAATCATAATGCAAATTGCACGAGGTCTGCAGTATCTTCATGAAGACTCATGTCCTAAAATAATTCATCGGGACCTTAAACCAAGTAACATCTTGTTAGATGAAGATATGAATCCCAAAATTGCAGATTTTGGCATGGCAAAGCTTTTTGGAGGAGATCAGACACAAGGAGATACAAGCAGAATTGCAGGAACATT CGGATATATGGCACCAGAATATGTAGCAACAGGGCATTTTTCAGTCAAATCAGACATTTTTAGTTATGGTGTCATACTTTTGGAGATTGTTAGCGGATTGAGGAATCGTTGTTTGGATCCAGATGCAGAGGAAGAAAACCTCCTAAGATAT GCATGGAGACTTTGGAATGAAGGGGATCATTTGAGCTTGGTAGATTCAGCACTAGGGAACAGTTTCTCTAGGGGTGAAATTGAAAGATGTATACATGTTGGATTATTGTGCACTCAAGAAGATCCAACTAAAAGACCAAACATTGCATCAGTCTCGATGATGCTTAACACTCACCCTTTTATTGATCTCCCACAACCTACTTCCCCGCCTGCATTTCCATACAAGCAGGAGAAGTCGTTCGTTGTTTCACACGGAAGCTGTGGTACACTGGCAGAGGATGTCATCAGTGACTT TCTTTTGCTCAAATATGCAAGCTCACAGGATGTAAATGTCTACTTGAATGGCAGCTGCTCAGGTACTAGGCTGTTTGAGCAGGGAAGTGAATACCAAACTAATCTTTATTACCTACTCTCAAATCTCACCGCGAATTCCAACACAAACAAATTCTACAATATATCCACTGGGGAAACCCCAAACAGAGTATATGGCCTTTTCCTTTGCAACAGTGGTGCTGACAATCAGCTTTGCCAAAATTGTATTCAGGCTGCAGCGAATGGAATTCTACAGACATGTCCGTCGAGTGTACAAGCCATCATATGGTATCCACTGTGCATGTTACGATACGCAAACCACTCCATATTTGCCGTTAGCGATGTCTCCATATACGTTGCAATTACAGGAGGTCCAGCAGAGTATAGTCGGTTCAATCAACAACTGTCAAATACATTTATCAGTCTATTCGGCGTGGCCTCTGATGGGTGTTCATCGTTGGCTTCAGCCTCAACATCCAGTGTTATAGGAAACTTAATGTCAACTGCTTCAGTAGATTGCACACCAGATCTTCGTCCCTCAGATTGCCGCAGCTGTCTACAAACTGCACTTAGTAGGCTTCAGACAAATGGTCACCAATTTGGAATGCTTCTGCAACCAAGTTGCCGATTGACTTATGGTTTTATTGATCTTGCTAGCTTTTTGGGTGTAG TACCAAATAAGAAGTTATACATTGGACTGGGAGTTATATCAGGAATTGCAGCCATATTTTTTATCGTGATCATTTTACTGATCTTTTGTCTAAAGAGAAGAAAGGCCAAAAAAAGACCAGCTG GGCTAGAAGAGATAGAAAGCATGGAAAACTTGCAGATAGAATTTGATGCCATCAAAACTGCGACATACAACTTCTCTGATTCCAACAAGCTTGGACAAGGTGGATTTGGTATTGTTTACATG GGGACATTGGCTGATGGACAAGCAGTGGCGGTAAAGAGGCTGTCGAATGCATCAGGACAAGGAATCCGGGAGTTTAAGACCGAGGCCTGCTTAGCTGCTAAGCTTCAACATAAAAATCTTGTTAAAGTATTTGGATTCTGCTTGGAAAGAGATGAAATGTTGCTGATCTACGAGTTTGTGCCTAACAAGAGTCTTGATCGGCTTTTATTTG ATGCCAAACGCGCAGCATTATTGAAGTGGGAAACCCGTTACAAGATCATAGTGGGAATTGCAAGAGGTCTTTTATACCTTCATGAAGACTCTTGTCCGAAAATTATACATCGGGACCTTAAGCCGAGTAACATCTTGTTAGATGGAGAGATGAATCCCAAAATTGCAGATTTTGGCATGGCAAAGCTTTTTGGAGGAGATCAAACTCAAGGAAATACAAGCAGAGTCGCAGGAACATT CGGATATATGGCACCAGAATATGTAGCAACAGGGCACTTTTCAGTCAAATCAGACATTTTTAGTTATGGTGTCATAGTTTTGGAGATTGTTAGCGGATTGAGGAATCGTTGCTTGGATCCAGACAAAGAGGAAGAAAACCTCCTAAGCTAT ATATGGAGACTTTGGAATGAAGGGACTCACTTAAGCTTGGTAGATTCAGCACTAGGGAATAGTTTCTCCATGGATGACATTGAAAGATGTATACATGTTGGGTTATTATGCACACAAGAGGATCCAGCCAAAAGACCTACCATGGCATCGGTTTTAATCATGCTCAACACACAATTAAATATCAATCTCCCGTTGCCTGCTCCCCCTCCAGCTTTCCCTTACAGGCAAGGAACACAGACAGTTTCACATGGAAGTTCTGGAATCCAGATAGAGGATGTTATTACTGAGTTGTCTCCGCGTTAG